The Callospermophilus lateralis isolate mCalLat2 chromosome 15, mCalLat2.hap1, whole genome shotgun sequence genome window below encodes:
- the Hmx3 gene encoding homeobox protein HMX3: MPEPGPDASGTASAQPPPPPPPPPAPKESPFSIKNLLNGDHHRPPPKPQPPPRTLFAPASAAAAAAAAAAAAAKGALEGAAGFALSQVGDLAFPRFEIPAQRFALPAHYLERSPAWWYPYTLTPAGGHLPRPEASEKALLRDSSPASGTDRDSPEPLLKADPDHKELDSKSPDEIILEESDSEEGKKEGEAAPGAAGANVGAAAATPGAEDWKKGAESPEKKPACRKKKTRTVFSRSQVFQLESTFDMKRYLSSSERAGLAASLHLTETQVKIWFQNRRNKWKRQLAAELEAANLSHAAAQRIVRVPILYHENSAAEGAAAAAAGAPVPVSQPLLTFPHPVYYSHPVVSSVPLLRPV, translated from the exons ATGCCGGAGCCCGGGCCGGATGCCTCCGGCACTGCCAGCGCGCAGCCCCCGCCTCCGCCACCCCCGCCTCCTGCGCCCAAGGAGTCCCCGTTCTCCATCAAGAACCTGCTCAACGGAGACCACCACCGGCCACCCCCTAAGCCGCAGCCGCCCCCACGGACGCTCTTCGCACCGGCctcggccgccgccgccgctgccgccgccgccgccgccgcagccaagggggccctggAGGGTGCCGCGGGCTTCGCGCTCTCGCAGGTGGGCGACCTGGCTTTCCCCCGCTTTGAGATCCCAGCGCAGAGGTTTGCCCTGCCTGCGCACTACCTGGAGCGCTCCCCGGCCTGGTGGTACCCCTACACCCTGACCCCCGCCGGCGGCCACCTCCCGCGACCTGAAG CTTCGGAAAAGGCTCTCCTGCGAGACTCCTCCCCAGCCTCGGGCACTGACCGCGACTCCCCGGAGCCTCTGCTCAAGGCTGACCCCGACCACAAGGAGCTGGACTCCAAGAGCCCGGACGAGATCATTCTGGAGGAGAGCGACTCCGAGGAAGGCAAGAAGGAGGGCGAGGCGGCTCCGGGCGCGGCCGGGGCGAACGTGGGGGCGGCGGCGGCGACGCCGGGCGCTGAGGACTGGAAGAAGGGCGCCGAGAGTCCCGAGAAGAAACCCGCGTGTCGCAAGAAGAAGACGCGCACCGTCTTCTCGCGCAGCCAGGTCTTCCAGCTCGAGTCCACCTTCGACATGAAGCGGTACCTAAGCAGCTCCGAGCGCGCCGGCCTGGCCGCGTCGCTGCACCTCACTGAGACGCAGGTCAAGATCTGGTTCCAGAATCGCCGCAACAAGTGGAAGCGGCAGCTGGCCGCGGAGCTGGAGGCCGCCAATTTGAGCCACGCGGCAGCGCAGCGCATAGTGCGCGTGCCAATTCTCTACCACGAGAACTCGGCGGCCGAGGGCGCAGCGGCTGCGGCCGCAGGGGCCCCCGTGCCGGTCAGCCAGCCGCTGCTCACCTTCCCGCACCCGGTCTACTACTCGCACCCGGTGGTTTCATCCGTGCCACTGCTACGGCCGGTCTGA